AAAAAGGTTTCAAGAATCAGCTTTACTTCTAAAGTTGATGCTAACTTTTTAGCCAGAGTGGTTTTTCCAGCACCCAAATTTCCTTCTATGCAGATAAACTTCGTATTCATTTCTTTGTTACTGTACTGTGATCATTACATATTTCTAATAACTCATTATTAGATTTTTGAAATATGGGATGCATAAAGCCTGAGCTAATTTCAACCAAAGGTAAAAGTGTAAATCTTCTATTTTGAATCTGAGGATGTGGGATCTTTAAATGATTTAATTCAAGAGTTATATCGTCATAATATAGAATGTCTATATCGATATTCCGTGATGTATATCCTTTGGATTCTATATCTCGAGTTCTTCCAAGTTTATTCTCGATTATTTGTGTGGTTTTTAGTAATTCCTGAGGTGATAGAGAAGTGGAGATCAGAAGTACCTGATTCAAAAATGATTGTTCAGCTTCAAATCCCCAGGGAGGACTTTCATATAATCCACTGGACTTGATAATTTTACATTCTAATGCCTCTAGCTCATGGATTACTTTCTGAAAAGTCGTTTCAACTGCTCCCAGATTTCCTCCTAATAGAAGGTGTACATTATGATGCTGATTATCCATTTGGCAAATGTAGATTTTGAATTGATGAAATTAGAATCCTATGGGGTTCGGTTTGGATAAGTTATGCACATCACACCATATGAATCTTTGTTAAATTATCCGTTAATCTAATTGGGGCACCTTTGATGTAATTCTCGTAATAGGAATGATTAAGCAATCTATTTTTGTAGAAAATAAATGTCCTATGAGAAAATTTTTTAAATATGTGTTTGCCTCTATGGTTGGTTTTGTACTAGCCGGAGGTGTTTTATTGGCATTATTCTTTGGAGGAATATTTGCCATTATTAATACGGCTAAGAATGAGTTGAAACCTAATGATAAAGAAGTAGTCGTAAAAAGCAATTCAGTATATCATTTGAAGTTTAACCAGCAAATTGGCGAAAGAGCGGGAAATAATCCTTTTGAAAATATGGATTTAGGTCCTTTCTCCACTGAGTCTAAGATGAGTTTGAGAAATATTGTTCAGTCCATAGAGTATGCTGCAACAGATGATAACATCAAAGGGATATTTATTGAATTGGATGGTTTCCCTGGAGGATTGTCAAAATTAGAAGAAGTAAGAAATGCCTTATTGGATTTTAAGGAATCTGGAAAGTGGGTTGTGACTTTTGGAGAGAGTTTTTCCCAAGGAGGTTATTATATCGCATCTGTATCGGATAAAGTGTATTTGTATCCTGAAGGAAATATTTGGTTTAAAGGTTTGGCTACGAATATTATGTATATGAAAGGTCTTTTTGAGAAAATGGATATCGAAATGCAAGCAATCAAGGGCCCAAATAATATTTACAAGAGTGCTGTGGAGCCTTTTACTGCAGATAAGATGAGCGATGCAAATAGAGAGCAAATTCAAGCATATTTAAGTTCTATTTGGGGACATTGGCTAAAAGGTATTTCTAAGCAAAGAGGTATTTCAGTTGAAAAATTAGATATGTATGCAGATTCTTTAACAATTAGAAACCCAGAGGCGGCAGAGGAACTTGGTTTGGTAGATGGATTGAAGTACAGAGATGAAGTAATTGCTGAAATTTTGGATTTGGTAGAAGTGGAAAAAGAAAAGGATATGCATTTCGTTACCTATTCAAAGTATAAGAAAAAGAAGGCAAAGACCAGAAAAGAAGGTGTGTCAAGAAAGGATACAAAAAAAGTTGCGGTGATTTATGCTGAGGGAGAGATTAGATCTGGGAAGAATAGTGATGGGGTTATGGGCTCTGAGTCTATTGCAAAAGCGATTAAGAAAGCCAGATTGGACACAAATGTAAAAGCGATCGTATTACGCGTGAATTCACCTGGCGGAAGTGCTTTGGCATCGGATGTGATGTGGAGAGAAACTGAATTAGCTAAAAAAGAGAAGCCATTTATTGTTTCTATGGGTGATTTAGCAGCTTCTGGAGGTTATTTTATATCATGTGGTGCGGATAAGATTTATGCGAGTGAAACGTCTATCACAGGATCAATTGGAGTATTTGGAATGATGCCGGTTACTGAGAAATTCTTTAAGAATAAATTGGGAATCATATTTGAAACAGAACAGACCAATACGCATTCGAAATATCCTAACGGGGTATCAAAATTAGATCAGGAAGCGTATGATGTAATTAATGAGTCTATTATAGATATTTACGATGATTTCATATCTAAGGTGGCAGCCGGAAGAGGGATGACCAAAGAGCAGGTAAATGAAGTTGCCAGAGGTAGAGTTTGGACTGGTGCAGATGCAGTGGAAATTGGTTTGGTAGATGAAATCGGAGGATTGGATGATGCAATCGCATATGCGGTTGAGCAGGCGAATTTGGATGGTTATAAATTGAAAGAATTACCAGAGTTGAAAGATCCGATTGATGAGTTTATTAAAAACTTACAAAGTGAAATGTCAGTGAAATACCTAAAGAGTACGTTTGGCGATAGTTATAAGTACTTTAATATAATTGACAATGTTCAGAATATGAAAGGGATTCAAGCCAGAATGCCTTACGTGATTGAGTTTTATTAAAACTGAATATATAGTAATGGAAAAGCGATTAGG
This genomic interval from bacterium SCSIO 12643 contains the following:
- the folK gene encoding 2-amino-4-hydroxy-6-hydroxymethyldihydropteridine diphosphokinase, whose translation is MDNQHHNVHLLLGGNLGAVETTFQKVIHELEALECKIIKSSGLYESPPWGFEAEQSFLNQVLLISTSLSPQELLKTTQIIENKLGRTRDIESKGYTSRNIDIDILYYDDITLELNHLKIPHPQIQNRRFTLLPLVEISSGFMHPIFQKSNNELLEICNDHSTVTKK
- the sppA gene encoding signal peptide peptidase SppA, which produces MRKFFKYVFASMVGFVLAGGVLLALFFGGIFAIINTAKNELKPNDKEVVVKSNSVYHLKFNQQIGERAGNNPFENMDLGPFSTESKMSLRNIVQSIEYAATDDNIKGIFIELDGFPGGLSKLEEVRNALLDFKESGKWVVTFGESFSQGGYYIASVSDKVYLYPEGNIWFKGLATNIMYMKGLFEKMDIEMQAIKGPNNIYKSAVEPFTADKMSDANREQIQAYLSSIWGHWLKGISKQRGISVEKLDMYADSLTIRNPEAAEELGLVDGLKYRDEVIAEILDLVEVEKEKDMHFVTYSKYKKKKAKTRKEGVSRKDTKKVAVIYAEGEIRSGKNSDGVMGSESIAKAIKKARLDTNVKAIVLRVNSPGGSALASDVMWRETELAKKEKPFIVSMGDLAASGGYFISCGADKIYASETSITGSIGVFGMMPVTEKFFKNKLGIIFETEQTNTHSKYPNGVSKLDQEAYDVINESIIDIYDDFISKVAAGRGMTKEQVNEVARGRVWTGADAVEIGLVDEIGGLDDAIAYAVEQANLDGYKLKELPELKDPIDEFIKNLQSEMSVKYLKSTFGDSYKYFNIIDNVQNMKGIQARMPYVIEFY